In a genomic window of Corvus moneduloides isolate bCorMon1 chromosome 17, bCorMon1.pri, whole genome shotgun sequence:
- the LIME1 gene encoding lck-interacting transmembrane adapter 1 — translation MAAAGGEGTEVTRLLPAGAALALLGGLVYLGALCAACKRKGRKKVAPDGVKLVDEALLRQTQLRSLSKSDTKLHELYRVKVRDDVQRPASLDLACPAGPGGESLHSAGLLHRELPQIPVPEPPAASPAPDQTYSNLLFTPLRKPAPDTVYECLAVEGEDAPVPPMPSGTQVSPPRAVHGAADYACVHKVKKTMSVEVQDGAAAGPPGTQHCWDGAGNAPQAKLEEMYSTVCKATRKKSQVPASSQRAVKEAGSGWLPPLQQEGAPAAPGPPDPCYESINDRAWTAQGRGPDPDYEAVDINWKKTAKRGKLGMPCVPENLYESVVDIWAGEPRKASARTAANGLEVYITNL, via the exons ATGGCTGCAGCCGGCGGCGAGGGGACAGAAGTGACCCGGCTCCTGCCGGCCGGcgctgccctggccctgctcgGTGGCCTGGTCTACCTGGGCGCCCTGTGCGCTGCCTGTAAACG gaagggcaggaagaagGTTGCTCCGGACGGGGTGAAGCTCGTGGATGAG GCCCTGCTCCGCCAGACGCAGCTGCGGTCACTCAGCAAGTCGGACACGAAGCTGCACGAGCTGTACCGGGTGAAGGTCAGAGACGACG TCCAGCGTCCGGCCAGCCTGGATCTCGCTTGTCCCGCGGGCCCTGGAGGCGAATCCCTGCACAGCGCCGGCCTCCTGCACCGCGAGCTGCCCCAGATCCCCGTCCCTGAGCCCCCGGCCGCCTCCCCAGCCCCCGACCAGACCTACTCCAACCTGCTCTTCACCCCGCTGCGGAAACCAGCGCCAGACACTGTCTATGAGTGCCTGGCAGTGGAGGGCGAGGACGCCCCGGTGCCCCCCATGCCCTCTGGCACCCAGGTGTCCCCTCCACGGGCTGTGCATGGGGCAGCCGATTATGCCTGTGTCCATAAGGTGAAGAAGACGATGTCAGTGGAGGTGCAGGATGGGGCTGCGGCAGGGCCCCCTggaacacagcactgctgggatggTGCAGGCAATGCCCCCCAGGCCAAG CTGGAAGAGATGTACTCAACGGTGTGCAAAGCCACCAGAAAGAAATCCCAGGTCCCTGCATCGAGCCAAAGGGCCGTGAAGGAGGCAGGTTCCGGGTGGCTGCCCCCCCTCCAGCAGGAGGGGGCCCCGGCAGCCCCAGGCCCCCCTGACCCCTGTTATGAGTCCATCAACGACAGAGCATGGACTGCTCAGGGCCGTGGCCCCGACCCTGACTATGAGGCCGTGGACATTAACTGGAAGAAGACGGCAAAACGGGGCAAGCTGGGGATGCCCTGTGTCCCCGAGAACCTGTACGAGAGTGTGGTGGACATTTGGGCAGGGGAGCCCCGGAAAGCCTCTGCAAGGACAGCGGCCAATGGGCTGGAGGTTTACATCACCAACCTATAG